The Bradyrhizobium guangxiense genomic sequence CCAGACTGGCGACAAGCTGCCCGAGGCGAAATTCCGCGTGATGACGGCGGAAGGCCCGCAGGTGAAGACCACCGACGACATCTTCAAGGGCAAGAAGGTGGCACTGTTCGCGGTGCCCGGCGCCTACCCCGGCCCCTGCCACAAGATGCATCTGCCGAGCATCTTCCTCAACGCCTATGCCATGAAGGACAAGGGCGTCGATACCATCGCCATCGTCTCCGTCAACGACGCCTTCGTCATGAACGCCTGGAAGCGCGATACTGACCAGCGCGACGAGGCGATCTTCCTCGCCGACGGCAATGCCGACTTCACCAAGGCGATTGGCATGGAGCTGGACGCCTCCGCCAACGGCCTCGGCATCCGCTCCAAGCGCTATTCGATGCTGGTCGAGGACGGCGTGGTCAAGAAGCTCAACCTCGAGGCAATGCCCGGCAAGGTCGAGGTCTCCGGCGGCGACACGCTGCTCGGGCAGCTGTAAGCTGAAGATATTCCGGGGTGGTGCGCAGCACCGAACTATGGTGCGCAATTGCGCACCTGAGAATCTCGAACTTCCGGGTTCGCTCGCTGACGCGAGCGCCCCGGAATGACATTCAATTACTCCGCCACCCGCTGCTGCAGCCTTGCCTTCACGATGCCGTCGCGCGCCAGCTGATCGGCGCGCTCGTTCTCGGGGTGACCGGCATGGCCCTTGACCCAGTGCCAGCGGACGTCGTGCTGCTTCAGCGCGGCGTCCAGGCGCTGCCATAGCTCGACATTCTTCACCGGCTTCTTGTCGGCAGTGCGCCAGCCGTTGCGCTTCCAGCCGAATATCCAGCCCGTGATGCCCTGCCGGACATACTGGCTATCGGTGTAGAGATCGACGATGCACGGCTTCTTCAGCGCTTCGAGCGCCGAGATCGCCGCCATCAGCTCCATCTGATTGTTGGTGGTGTGGCGCTCGCCGCCACTGAGCTCTTTTTCCTTGTCGCCGAACCTCAGGATCGCGCCCCAGCCGCCCGGCCCGGGATTTCCCGAGCAGGCGCCGTCGGTGTAGATCGTGACATTGGGACGCTCGCTCACGCCACCAGCCCCGATGGCATCAGCCCATAATCACGCACGCTCGTCACGCTCTGGTGGAAGCGCAGCTTACGGACATATTCGAGCGGATCCTTCGGCTTGACCAGCGCGCCCGGCGGCACATTGAGCCAGTCGACCAGCCGCGTCAGCAGGAAGCGGATCGCAGCGCCCCGCGCCAGCAGCGGCAGCGCGACCTCTTCGGCTTCGGAGAGCTTGCGCACCCGGCCATAGGCGTTGAGGAAGGCACGCGCCTTGGTGACGTTGAAGGAATGATCCGGCTCGAAGCACCAGGCGTTGAGGCAGATCGCGACGTCATAGGCCAGCATGTCGTTGCAGGCGAAGGTGAAGTCGATGATCCCGGAGAGCTGGTCGCCGAGGAAGAAGACGTTGTCGTTGAAGAGGTCGGCGTGGATCACGCCTTCCGGCAGATCGTCCGGCCAGATCCCGCTCGAGAGATGGTCGAGCTCGGCGGCGAGGAACGCGCGCAGGCCCGGCTGCACCTCGTCGGCACGGTGTGAGGCCGCATCGAACAGCGGCCGCCAGCCCGCGACCGACAGCGCATTGGCACGCTTGATCGCGAAATTTGCGCCGGCCAGATGCATCTTCGCCAGTGCCGCGCCGACGCCGGCGCAATGCGCCACGTTCGGCTTGCGCGGCCACATACCTTCGAGAAAGGTGATGATCGCCGCAGGGCGCCCCGACAGCTCGCGCAGCGCCTCGCCGTCTTTTCCCTTGACCGGCAGCGGGCAGTTGATGCCGTGCTCGGCCAGATGCGTCATCAGCGCGAGGAAGAACGGCAAATCGTTCTTCGCCACGCGCTTCTCGTAGAGCGTGAGGATGAACGACCCCTGGCTGGTATGCAGCAGGAAGTTGGTATTCTCAACGCCCTCGGCGATGCCCTTGTAGGAGAGCAGTTCGCCGAGATCGTATTGCTTCAGGAAATCCGCAAGCTCGTCGGCGGCGACGTCGGTGTAGACCGCCATAGAGGTCTACTCGGCGGCAGCTTCGGGACGCACCTGACGCGGCAGCGGGAAGAACTCGTTCTCTTCCGCGGCCGAGACCGTCTCCACATGCAGCGTGTAGCGCTCGGCGAAGGCGTCCATGATCTCCTCGACGATCACTTCCGGGGCCGAGGCACCGGCGGTAATGCCGAGGCTGGTGATGTTGCCGAACTTGCCCCAGTCGAGATCGGCGGCGCGCTGCGCCAGCACCGCGATCTTGCAGCCCTCGCGCTCGGCGACCTCGCGCAGGCGCTGCGAGTTCGAGGAGTTCGGCGCACCGACTACGATCAGCGCGTCCACCACCGGCGCCACCTTCTTCACCGCGAGCTGGCGGTTGGTGGTGGCGTAGCAGATGTCTTCCTTGTGCGGGCCGTTGATGTTGGGGAAGCGCTCCTTCAGGAGCGCCACGATTTCCGCCGTGTCATCGATCGAGAGCGTGGTCTGGGTCACGAAGGCGAGGTTGTTGGGGTCCTTCGGGGGGATCGTCTTGGCGTCCTCGGCGGTCTCGATCAGGGTCACGGCGCCGACGGGAAGCTGGCCGAGCGTGCCGACCACCTCGGGGTGATGGGAGTGGCCGATCAGGAAGATCTCGCGGCCACGCTTGAAGTGGATCGCGGCCTCGCGATGCACCTTGGTCACCAGCGGACAGGTCGCATCCAGCGAGAACAGGTTGCGGGACTGGGCGTCAGCCGGAACCGATTTCGGCACGCCATGGGCCGAGAACACCACCGGCGCCGAGGTATTTTCGGGGATCTCGGCGAGCTCTTCGACGAAAATGGCGCCCTTCTTCTTCAACCCGTCGACGACATACTTGTTGTGCACAATCTCATGGCGAACATAGACGGGGGCGCCGTACTTATCGAGCGCCCGTTCCACGGTGTCGATCGCCCGGACCACCCCGGCACAGAAGCCGCGAGGAGAACAAAGCACGATCTTGAGGTCTGGTTTGGCTGACATTGAGCGATCTCGTGACCGAATCACCCGTTTCGCCTTCTGGCGGGGGCGGTCGATGGATGGAATGGGGCTTAAAACGGTCGGCTTGAACTATACCGCGATTTCTAAGGGAATTGGGCCCCCTTTCGGGCGCTGTCAAGGCACTATCTATAGCAGAACCATTGCGTGGCTACCCCCTCCGGGCTTATATAGCGCGAATTCCCTGTCATCGCTGATGACCACCGGTTTCGCCTCCAGAGGGGCGGGCGAAGCACAAAGGAGATTTGCCATGAGCAACGCACCTCTGATGCCCAAGGCGACCGCCGTCTGGCTGCTCGACAACACCGCGCTGACCTTCGACCAGGTCGCCGATTTCACCAAGATGCACCCCCTCGAGGTGCGCGCGATCGCCGACGGCGATGCGGCCCAGGGCATCAAGGGCATGGATCCCCTCTCCAACGGCCAGCTCACCCGCGAGGAGATCGAGAAGGGCGAGAAGAATCCGGATTATCGGCTCCGCCTGCAGGAGAGCAAGGTGGTGCTGCCGCCGCAGCCCAAGCGCAAGGGCCCGCGCTACACCCCGGTTTCGCGCCGTCATGAGCGCCCGAGCGCCATCCTCTGGCTGCTGCGCAGCCACCCGGAGCTGAAGGACGCGCAGATCATGCGCCTGGTCGGCACCACCAAAAGCACCATTGCCAGCGTGCGCGATCGTACCCACTGGAACACGTCCCAGCTCACCCCGATCGATCCCGTCACCCTTGGCCTCTGCTCGCAGATCGAGCTCGATTTCGAGGTGCAGCGCGCGGCCAAGGAAAAGCCGATCGACGCAGCCTATGGCGGCGCCACGCTGCTGCCAGCCTCCGAGACCACCCGCAAGGACGAATACGAGCCCGCGGAGAAGTCGAGCGACGACCTCAACGTCGACGCCGTGTTCGCCAAGCTGAAAACGCTCGGCGGCAAGAAGCACGAAGACGAAGAAGAGTAAGGCTCCGCTCTCGTTTCGATCGAATGCAAAAAACGCGGCAGGGGAAACCTGCCGCGTTTTTGTTTTGTGAGCATCCGGCCGTCGAGACGGACGCCGCAAGACCTCAGAACTTGTACGTCACACCCGCGCCGACCAGCCACGGATCGATATGCGCGGTGCCGGTGACCGGAATCGCGCCGTTGACCATCGCCGAGTAATTTGGCTGCAGCCACAGCTTCTTCACGTCGACGTTGAGACCCCAATGCTTGTTGAGCATGTAGTCGAAACCGAACTGCACGGCACCGCCCCACTGGTTGCTGACGTGCAGGTTGGTGACGGCGAGCCCCGCGAACGGAATGTTGGATGCCGAGTTATTGAAGAACACCGTGTAGTTGACGCCGGCGCCGATATAGGGCTTGAACGCGCCGAAATTGGTGAAGTGATATTGCAGGGTCAGCGTCGGCGGCAGCAGCGTGGTCTTGCCGATATCAAGCCCCTGCAGCGTGCCCGATCCGGTGAGGTGATGCCGCGTGACGCCGAGGATCAACTCAGCCGCGATGTTCTGCGTGAAGAAATAAGAGATGTCGAGTTCGGGAACGACCTGGTTGCTGATGTGAAGGCCCGAATTCGGCGACGATAGCGCAGGCACACCCGCGACATTGACCGAGCTGCCACCGCCGTCCGGCAACACGCCAAGGACGCGCAGACGGATCATCCAAGGATTCCACGCCTCCGCTGCCGGCGGTGCCTTGGTATAGATTGGCAGATCCGCAGCTTGCGCCGATGCAAGCGCCCCACCGAACGCGGCGGCGAGCACCACCAGCCGTGCGGCATTCCGAATAGTCCTTCGCATTGAATTCCCCTTACAGCCATGCGCGCTCCGTTGCGCGATCACAGATGTCACAGCAGAAAGGGGGCGCTCTCGGATTTGACCTGCATCAAATCCGGACTGATGCGTCGCAATTCGGCCACGGCGTTGCATATCTGCAACGGTAAACGACACTGCGAGCGACTGGCGCGGTGATAGCCCCTGAGAACGGCGAGCCGCTTCGGTCTATTACCTGCACGTGCTCAGATGACTACGGCCGCTCGGGATGGTTCAGCATGTATTCGCCGAGATCGCGCTGGCGGCGGTCGGCGCGGGCGGTCGCGGCATTGCGCTGGACGTCGCGGTCCTTGCGGCAGGCCACGTATTCCGGTGAGCCCTGCGCATAGCCCCGGCTCTGGCAGACGGCATCGTCATCGTCGCCGCCGACCGCCACCGCATTCTGGTGGCGCGCGGAGCAGGCGGAAAGAACGATGGCGAGCAGGGAGATGGCCCCATACTGCGCGAGCTTGGCTGACATTGGTCGGTCCTGTCTCATTCGTCATTGCCGGGCTTGCCCCGGCAATCCATCGAAATCAAGGCAGTTGCTTGCCCATTGATGGATGCCGGGTCCCGGCGCCCGCCAGCTATGCGAAGACGGCAAGCCCGGGCATGACAGAGAGCACCTCACCCCCGCCCCTTCAGCGCCTCCCCGATCTCGTCGAGCGCCTTGGGATCCTCGATCGTCGCCGGCATGGTCCAGGACTCGCCGTCGGCGATCTTCTTGATGGTGCCGCGCAGAATCTTTCCGGAGCGCGTCTTGGGCAGGCGGCCGACGGTGATCGCGAGCTTGAAGGCGGCGACCGGTCCGAGCTTGTCGCGCACCAGTGCGATGATCTCCTTCTCGATCTCGGCGGGGGCGCGTTTCACGCCGGCCTTGAGCACCAGAAAGCCGCAGGGCACCTCGCCCTTGATCGCGTCCTTGACGCCGAGCACGGCGCATTCGGCGACATCGGGATGCGAGGCCAGGATCTCCTCCATGCCGCCGGTCGAGAGCCGGTGGCCGGCGACGTTGATGATGTCGTCCGTGCGGCCCATGACGAAGACATAGCCGTCCTCGTCCTTGTAGCCGGCGTCCGAGGTTTTGTAATAGCCGGGGAATTCGCTCAAATAGGCTTCCTTGAAGCGCGCATCCTGATTCCACAGCGTCGGCAGGCAGCCCGGCGGCATCGGCAGCTTGATGACGATCGAGCCCATGGTGTTGGGTCCCACCGGCTTCGCCGCCTCGTCGACCACATCGACCTGGTAGCCTGGCATCGGCACCGTCGGCGAGCCATGCTTCACCGGCAGCATGCCGAGCCCGACCGGGTTGCCGGCGATGCACCAGCCGGTCTCGGTCTGCCACCAATGATCGATCACCGGCACCTTGAGCTGCGCTTCCGCCCATTCGACCGTCGGCGGATCGGCCCGCTCGCCGGCGAGGAACAGGGTGCGGAATTTCGACAGGTCATATTGCCGGATGAACCTTCCGTCCGGATCCTCTTTGCGGATCGCGCGGAACGCGGTCGGCGCGGTGAAGAACGCAACCGCCTTGTGCTCGGAGATCACCCGCCAGAACGCGCCGGCGTCGGGCGTGCCGACCGGCTTGCCCTCGTACATGATTGTGGTCGCCCCGTGCAGCAGCGGGCCGTAGACGATGTAGCTGTGGCCGACCCCCCAGCCGATGTCGGAGCCGCACCACCACACCTCGCCCGGCTTGACGCCATAGAGGTTGAACATCGACCATTTCACCGCGACGAGATGGCCGCCATTGTCGCGCACGACGCCCTTCGGGATGCCTGTGGTGCCCGAGGTGTAGAGGATGTAGAGCGGATCGGTCGCAGCAACGGGCGCGCACGGCGCCTTTTTGCCGTCGTTCAGCGCCTTGCGGCGCAGGCTCGCCCAATCGTAGTCCCGGCCCGGGGTCAGATCGCAAGTGAGCTGCGGACGTTGCAGCACGATGCAGGCCTTGGGCTTGCTGCCGGCAAGCTTGATCGCCTCGTCGAGCAATGGCTTGTACTGCACGATGCGGCCGGGCTCGATGCCGCAGCTTGCGGAGAGGATGAGTTTCGGCTGCGCGTCGTCGATGCGGGTGGCAAGCTCTTTCGCGGCAAATCCGCCGAACACCACGGAATGCACCGCCCCGATCCGCGCGCAGGCGAGCATCGCAACCACCGCCTCCGGCACCATCGGCATATAGAGGATGACACGATCGCCCTTGGCGACGCCAAAATCCTGCATGACGGCGGCAAGCGCCTGCACCTCCTTCAGCAGCTCGGCATAGCTCAATTTGGTGACGCTGCCCGTCAGCGGCGAATCATGGATCAGGGCGACCTGGTCCGCGCGGCCACGTTCGACATGGCGGTCGAGCGCGTTGTAGCAGGTGTTGACGACGCCGCCGGTAAACCAGCGGCCGTAGGTTCCTTGCGAGGGGTCGAAGATCTTTTTCGGCGGCTCGATCCAGTCGATCTCTTTCGCGGCTTCGGCCCAGAAGCCATCGGGGTCGGCGAGCGAACGCGCATGGACCTCGTGATAACGACTTTTACCGTCGACGTTCATTCCCGCGCTCCCGTTCCCTTTATTCTGCCTGGCTTTGAGCCTCATGGCAGGACGGGCGTCCCGCCATGACCAGGATCAATGCCGGCCTTGGTTGCGGGCTATTTTCCCGGGAACGGGCCGCGGTTCAAGCTGAAAAGGAGGTGTTTTGGTGGAGGTACGGCCTGGCCGCACGGCGGTGCCCTCCCTCGCCCCGTTCTTACGGGGCCGCGACGAGCTTCGCTCGCGCTCAGAGGGTTGGAGCGAGGGGCAGCATCGGCAAAGCTCGCGGAGACTCCCCCTCGCCCGGAATTTGCTCTCGCAAATTCCGGCCTCTCCCCGCAGGCTGGGAGAGGCGAAGAACCCGCCTAGCTCTCCATCGCATTCAGCCGCTGCAGGCGATCCTGCATGACCTTCTTCAGGTCATAGCCGGGGCGACGGAAACTCGCATCGCGCGTGACGAGGAAATCGCGCTGGGACTTGCGCAGGCCGTCCGCCGCGCGTCTGCTCGCGGATTTCAGCACACGCTCGTAAGCCTCGGCGATCTGGCGGTCGAGCACACCGAGCTGTGGATCGGCGCAGATCACCTTCTCGACCTCGCGCTTTGCGGTGGCGCAATCGAATGACGGACCGCGATCATCGGACGAACGCGCATGCATCGGGCCCGGGGACGCCGCGCCGAATTTCGCGATCTCGGCGACCATGGTGCGGCGGCCATTCGCTGCGTTCTCGTTGTCGGGGTCGAGCTTCAGCGCCATCTCGTAATCGGCGAGGGCCTTTGCGCGCTCGCCCATCTTCTTGTAGAGCACGGCGCGGTTGTTGTAGGTTTTCGCGAAATTCGGATCGAGCTTGAGCGCGGCATCATAGTCACTCAGAGCGGCGCCGAGCTCGCCCTTGAACTGGTAGGAATCGCCGCGGTTGGTCAGGAAGTTCGCGCGCGGCTCCCGCCGGATCGCCTGGTCGTAATCGGCAATCGCCTTGTCGTACTCGCCCATCGCGGCATAGGCGAGGCCGCGATTGTCGTAATACTCCGGCACCTTTGGATCGAGCCTGATCGCCTCGCCGTCATCGGTGACCGCTTTGTCGAGCTGGCCGAGCTTCTTATAAGCCGCACCGCGATTGGTGTAGGTGCGCGCCCGGTTCGGGTCGAGCCGCAATGCCTCGTCGAAATTCCTGATCGCCTTTTCGTTGTCACCGCCGAGGTAATGCGCCACGCCGCGGTCGGACCAGGCCTGCGCATTGTCCGGCTTCAGCTTGATCGCCTGGTCGTAGTCGGCGAGCGCGCGGTCGAGCCGGCGCTGATTGGTGTAGACGACGCCGCGCAGCTCGTAGGCCTCCGCATCCGCCGGATCAAGCTCAATGGCCTTGCCGAGGTCGGCCGCGGCGCGATTGAGATCGCCGCCGGCCTCGCGCAGCAGGTCGCCGCGCAGGCGCCAGGCCTTCGCATTCCTGCCGTCGAGCGCAAGCGCGCGGTCGATGTCCCTCAAGGCCTGCGTGAGGCCGCCCGACGTCCGGGCATTGGCGTCGGCGCGAACCAGCAGGGCCGCGGCGCGGTCGGACGCGGGATTTGCGGCCTGGTCGATGATGACGGTGCAGGCCGGGATCAACTCGGTCGGGGCAGCGTTGCTGCCGGCGACACAATCGGCGGCAGCCGAGGCCGGGACAACGAGCGCAAGGCTCATCGCCGTGCCGAGGAGGAGCGCACACAGCGAGGTTTTGGTAAACGAGGACGCCTGCGCGGGAAGATGCATGCCGCACATGACTTTGGGCTCCGTGACGTCAGGTTTTCACCATTGTCGCGGCAGGGAATGGATGGGTTCAAACCACATCTGTCCACGCTGTCATGGCCGGGCTTGACCCCGCCATCCACATCCAACCCGCCGCACGAAGAACGTGGATGCCCGGGACAAGCCCAGGCATGACGCCTCCGTAAAGCGAAGGGCCTCAATACCTATCCACCCCGTTGATCTGCTGCAGCCTGTCCTGCATCGCCTTCTTCAGATCATAGCCCGGCCGGCCGTATCCGGCGTTCCTGCGCGCGACAAAATCGTCCTGCTCGCGCTGGATCTTGCGTGCCTCCGCCGGGCTCTGGGCTTCGCGGATGACGCGCAGATGCGATCCGTAGATCTCGCGATCGAGATCGGCGAGCTCGCGATTGGCGCAGATCGCCTTTTCCACCGCACGGCGCGCCCGCGCGCAATTGAAGCTGGGCTTGCCGGCGACGGCCATCTGCGCGCCGATCCGCTCGAGCTCGCGCGCCATCGCCTTGTGATTGGCCTTGGCCTTCTCGTGGTTCGGATCGATCTTGAGGGCCGCGCCGAAATCCTGCACCGCCTTGGGCTTGTCGCCCTTCTTGAGCCAGAGCTCGCCGCGCGCATTGAAGATGTCGGCAAGCGTGGGGTCGAGCGACAGCACGCGGCTGTCGTCGGCGATGGCGCGGTCGACCTGGTCGTGCCGCGCATAGAGCGCCGCGCGCGCGATCAGCGCCTTGATCAGATCGCCCTTCGCCGTCTTCTCGTTGTCGATTACGGCCGCGCAGGCCATCGCGGCCTTATCGATGTCGTCCGCCGCGGTGGCCGCGAGGCATGGCGCGACATCGACCTGTATCACCGCAGCCGGCTCGCCGCCGGTCGCAGCCTGGGCGGCGGCGAGCGAGAGCGCGCTCAGCAATACGGCACCTGACGATTGAATGAGTTTTCGAAAACGCATGCTCTTTGCAGTCGGAAATCTTGTTTTCGGTCTCGCCTTCAGTCTTGCCTTTAAGTCTCGCTTCGGCGCCGTGCTATCCATGATGCGGCCGGATTGGTGCTAGCCTGCGGCGTCACTCCTATCGGTTCGGGGATCATCGTGTCGACATTCGAATGGATCATCGCGCTTCTACTCGGCGCTGTTGGATTATCGGCGCTGGCGCGACGGATCAAGGTCCCCTACCCGACCTTTCTCGCCATCGGCGGCGCGCTGATCGCCTTCGTGCCGTCCAGTCCGTCCTGGGCGCTGCAGCCGGACCTGGCCTTGGCCCTTTTTGTCGCACCGGTCCTGCTCGATGCCGCGTTCGACACCTCGCTGCGGGATCTGCGCAACAATTGGGTTCCGGTCTCGACTCTGGTCGTCGCCGCGGTCGGCCTGACCACGGCCGGCGTCGCCTTCGTCGCGCACCGGCTGGTGCCTGACATGCCCTGGGCCGCCGCGGTTGCGCTCGGCGCCATCGTGGCGCCGCCCGATGCGGCCGCCGCGGTCGCGATCCTGAGCCAGGTGAAACTACCCTACCGCATGGTGAAGGTGCTGGAGGGCGAAAGCCTGCTCAACGATGCGAGCGCGCTTCTGATCTACCGCATCGCGGTCGGCGCGGTCGCCGCCGAGCATCTGACATGGGCCCAGGTCGCGCCGACCATGGCGCTGGCACTGGTCGGCAGCGTCATCGCCGGCCTGCTTGCGGGCCGCATCATCCCGCTGTTCATGGATCGGGTGACCGAGGCGCCGAGCGCCATCATCGTGCAATTCGCCACCACCTTCATGATCTGGATCGGCGCCGAGCATCTCGGCCTCTCCGGCATCCTCACCATCGTGGTCTACGCCATCCCCCTCGCGCGCACGGCAGGCGAGCGCATGCCGGCGCGGCTGCGGGTGCCATCCTATGCGGTCTGGGAGACCACAGTGTTCGTGCTCAACGTGCTCGCCTTCATGCTGATCGGCATGCAGATGCGGCCGATCTGGACGCGGCTGGATGCGGACGTGCGCTGGGAATATTGCGTGGCCGCGGCCTGGATCCTGCTGACCGTGATCCTGGTGCGCCTCGGCTGGGTGACGTTCTATCGCACGACCTTGCGTGTGCTGGTCGCGCAGGGGATCTATCATCCGAGGGATCCCAAAGCCGTCGCCTCGCCCGAGGGCGGCCTCATCATCTCCTGGTGCGGCATGCGGGGCCTCGTCACGCTGGCCACCGCCTTCGCGCTGCCGGAGAATTTTCCCTATCGCGACTTCATCGTCTTCATCGCCTTTGCGGTGGTGCTGGGATCGCTGGTGATCCAGGGCCTGACCTTGCGGCCGCTGATCCTGGCGTTCGGCCTCAAGGACGACGATCCCGTCGGCACCGAGGTCGCGTATGCGCGCGCCGTCGCCTATCGTGCCGCGCTCGATGCGATCGAGAGCGATCCATCGGAGGAGGCGGAGATCCTGCGGCTCGAATACCGAGCCATCCTGATGCAGGCCGAGAGCGATCCCAACGGCGGCGTCGCCAATGGCGAACTGCCCGCCGATCCCCTGCGCCGCCGCGCCATCGCGGCCGCGCGCAAATCGATCTTCGACCTCCGCGCCACCGAGGTGATCGGCGACGACGCCTTCCACCGGATCGAAGAGGAGCTCGATCGCGCAGAATTGAGCGCGGGCGGTTAGACCCCGCTGTCCGGGACCACGGCGGGTTTTGGGGCGTTCAGCAACGTGCGCCAAGCCACACACAGCGTCCCGCAGTTTGAACCAAACCCCGCCTCCCAAGACTCATTCCTGATGACGACCCTGACCGACGACCGTCGTGTCCGCGCGCGAGATGCGTCGCCCGCACGATATTTTTATTTCCACATGGCGCTGGCCTGCGCGGCCACCGCCTTTCTAGGCTTCGCACCGACCTATTGGGTGCCCCTCGCCAGCCGGACATTGTCCGCAAGCCCCGTGATCCACTTTCACGGCTTCTTGTTCTTCACTTGGTCTCTCTATTTCGTGCTGCAGACCTGGCTCGCGGCCTCCGGCCGGGTGGTCAATCACCGCTCGCTCGGCATCGCTGGGGTGTCGCTCGCGACCGCGATGACGATCTTCGGTTTCCTCGCCTCGGTGCATGTGATGCAGCATTCCGCAGCGCTCGGGCAGAAGGAGGCCGGCATCAGCTTCTCGATCGTGCCGATGAGCGGGATCGCATTCTTCGCGGTCGTGTTCGTGCTTGCCATCGCGAACACGCGTAGACCCGAGATTCACAAGCGCCTGATGCTGCTGGCCGCAGTTTCGATCCTCGACGCTGCGATTGCACGCTGGTTCCTGACCTTCCTGGCCCCTCCTGGACCGCCCGGCCCGCCGCCGGTGCCGGTGACCATCGCGCCGGCCGTCGTTGCCTCGCTCCTGCTCGTCGCCGCCATGGTGCGCGACTGGCGCAGCGAAGGTCGCGTGCACCCGGTCTATATCTACGGCACGCTGGCGCTGCTGGCAGTGAAGGTCCTGAACTGGCCGGTCAGCGAGAGCGCCGCGTGGCATTCGTTCGCCGGCGGAATTCTGGCGCTGGCGCAGTAGGCAGCCGCTTAAGCTCTAATCCGTCACCCTGAGGTGGCCGCTTCTTCAGCGGCCCTCGAAGGGCGACGGCCCGGCTGCACCGGCCCCGTTCATCCTTCGAGGTTCCCCATGTCGCGCGTTGCGCGCCATGGCTCGCGCCTCAGGATGACGGGACTGGCCTGGGAGGCTACGCCCCCGCCTTGCAGGTGATCCCGCCGTCGACCACGAGCTCGATCCCCGTCACATATTTCGATTCGTCCGAGGCGAGGAACAGCGCGGCGTTGGCAACGTCGAAGGCGTCGCCCATGTGGCCCATCGGCACCTGCGCATCGCGGGCGCGCCACATCGCTTCGACATCGCCCTTGGCGTAGCTGTTGGCGAGGCCGGCGGAATGCTCCACCATCGGCGTCTTCATCAGGCCGGGCAGGATCGCATTCACCCGGACATGATGCCGCGCGAACTCGATCGCCGTGGTGCGCGTCATCTGGTTCATCGCCGCCTTGGAGGTGCCGTAGGTCACGTAGGAGATGCCCATGTGACGGATCGAGGCGATCGAGGAGATGTTGATGATCGAGCCGCCGCCCTGCTTCACCATGAGGGGAATGACGTGCTTCATGGCGAAATAGGCGCTCTTGAGGTTGACGCTGAAGACCCGGTCCCAGCTTTCCTCGGTCACCTCGACCACGCTGCCCATCTCGGCGATACCGACATTGTTGTCGAGCACGTCGATGCGGCCATAGGCCTTCAGGCATGCCGCCACCATCGCCTCGATCTCCGCCGGCCGCGAGACGTCGGCCGTGAACGCCGTCGCTCTACCGCCCTCGCCGCTGATGATCTTCGCAGTCTCCTCGGCCGCTGCGCCATTGCGGTCGACACAAAACACCAGCGCGCCTTCGCGCGCGAAGGTCACCGCGGTCGCCTTGCCGTTGCCCCAGCCAGGCCCGATCGAGCCGGCCCCCACCACCATTGCAACCTTGCCCTTGAGCCGATCCATCATGATTTCCCTTATTTCTCTTGTTGTTTGCAGATGCTCATCTTGATGACGTTAGCACCAATGGGATGCCCGACAATCTCCGACAGCGTCCGGCACTCTCCGTCATGGCACAGCCGCCATTCCCCGGCTGCGCCCGAATTGCCGAGCACGACCTCCTGCATGGCGGCTCGCTTCGGCTGCCACTGAAACCAGCCATCGACCAGCCGCGCCTCGGGCGGCGGCTCCATGCCGGGGCCGGTGCCCTTGACGCGGGCCTGCACCAGTTCGAGGCCAGCGGGCGTGACGCGCCAGTCTTCCTGCCAGTCGACCTTCGCGATCGAATGGGTCCATGCAAGCGTGAACGCGGACA encodes the following:
- a CDS encoding SDR family NAD(P)-dependent oxidoreductase; translated protein: MDRLKGKVAMVVGAGSIGPGWGNGKATAVTFAREGALVFCVDRNGAAAEETAKIISGEGGRATAFTADVSRPAEIEAMVAACLKAYGRIDVLDNNVGIAEMGSVVEVTEESWDRVFSVNLKSAYFAMKHVIPLMVKQGGGSIINISSIASIRHMGISYVTYGTSKAAMNQMTRTTAIEFARHHVRVNAILPGLMKTPMVEHSAGLANSYAKGDVEAMWRARDAQVPMGHMGDAFDVANAALFLASDESKYVTGIELVVDGGITCKAGA
- a CDS encoding DUF1850 domain-containing protein, yielding MAAASAGAGRGGVSLCFATAVGVKALALSAFTLAWTHSIAKVDWQEDWRVTPAGLELVQARVKGTGPGMEPPPEARLVDGWFQWQPKRAAMQEVVLGNSGAAGEWRLCHDGECRTLSEIVGHPIGANVIKMSICKQQEK